One Pseudomonas entomophila genomic window carries:
- a CDS encoding enoyl-CoA hydratase/isomerase family protein has protein sequence MPVHIERCAGIAYLTLDHPVRRNSFDLPMAAALRDCVRSLVAEPPKVVVLRSSGEHFSVGGDVQYFRQLREVPQDARTQAVAQLVGAVNEAVLGLTALPCPVLGLLNGAVAGFGLSLALGCDLLIAAEDASLVYAYGAIGITPDGGGSWHLPRHLGLHRALALALLNRPLPAREAQALGLVVEVVPREALQASGMAMAKRLAGGAAAAHGGAKRLLRSSLDCDLATALDRERALFVHLSGSDDFAEGVEAFCQRRSASFGRSSRLT, from the coding sequence ATGCCTGTTCATATCGAGCGTTGCGCAGGTATCGCCTACCTGACGCTGGATCACCCCGTGCGTCGCAACAGTTTCGACCTGCCCATGGCCGCCGCCCTGCGTGACTGTGTCCGCAGCCTGGTGGCGGAGCCACCCAAGGTAGTGGTGTTGCGCAGCAGCGGCGAGCACTTCTCGGTGGGTGGAGACGTTCAGTATTTCCGCCAGTTGCGCGAAGTGCCGCAGGACGCCCGCACGCAAGCCGTCGCGCAACTGGTCGGTGCAGTGAACGAGGCGGTCCTGGGGCTTACCGCGCTGCCTTGCCCTGTGCTGGGCCTGCTCAACGGCGCCGTTGCCGGTTTCGGGCTATCCCTGGCGCTGGGCTGCGACCTGCTGATTGCCGCGGAGGACGCCAGCCTCGTATACGCCTATGGCGCCATTGGTATAACCCCGGATGGTGGCGGCAGTTGGCACCTGCCCCGTCACCTAGGGTTGCACCGGGCATTGGCCCTGGCGTTGCTCAACCGGCCACTGCCCGCTCGTGAGGCCCAGGCGCTGGGGTTGGTGGTCGAAGTGGTGCCCCGCGAAGCCTTGCAGGCTTCGGGCATGGCGATGGCCAAGCGCCTGGCGGGCGGTGCCGCTGCCGCGCATGGGGGGGCCAAGCGCTTGTTGCGCAGTAGCCTGGATTGCGACCTGGCCACCGCGCTGGACAGGGAGCGTGCGTTGTTCGTGCACTTGAGTGGCAGCGACGACTTCGCTGAAGGGGTGGAGGCCTTCTGTCAACGCCGCTCGGCGTCCTTTGGCAGATCCTCGCGCCTGACGTAG